Proteins co-encoded in one Corylus avellana chromosome ca9, CavTom2PMs-1.0 genomic window:
- the LOC132192311 gene encoding protein MODIFIER OF SNC1 11 isoform X1 encodes MATESEKSNPSILAQETPKETLDHEVSPIAKPDLHEDPPSSTPTQVSSDSTVPSGTVESRKDGEDSKSTAATAGSPAGDDGPVSSIQKKMRRAERFGISVQLTEEEKRNSRAERFGTGSTLHGSEASKSSEVLKRKARAERFGLQDTSVATDEQAKKKATPDEQAKKKATPDEEAKKKATPDEEAKKKATTDEEAKKKARLARFAPVSKTDTLEEEKRKARMIRFSNPPSNSLSQVNGKGDVEPQAALAGKAGGGT; translated from the exons ATGGCCACTGAATCAGAGAAATCAAACCCCAGTATCCTCGCACAAGAAACCCCTAAGGAAACCCTAGACCATGAGGTCTCGCCCATTGCCAAACCAGATCTGCACGAAGATCCGCCCAGTAGTACTCCCACTCAAGTTTCTTCTGATTCCACCGTTCCTTCCGGCACCGTCGAGTCTCGGAAGGACGGCGAGGATTCGAAGAGCACGGCAGCCACGGCGGGCTCGCCAGCGGGGGATGATGGCCCGGTTTCCAGTATTCAGAAGAAGATGCGCCGAGCCGAGCGATTTGGTATTTCTGTGCAACTCACCGAAGAAGAGAAGCGTAATTCCCGAGCAGAGAG GTTTGGTACTGGGTCCACATTGCATGGTTCAGAGGCATCGAAGAGTTCAGAGGTGCTGAAGAGAAAGGCTAGAGCTGAGAG GTTTGGGCTTCAGGATACGTCTGTGGCTACTGATGAGCAAGCAAAGAAGAAAGCTACTCCTGATGAGCAAGCAAAGAAGAAAGCTACTCCTGATGAGGAAGCAAAGAAGAAGGCTACTCCTGATGAGGAAGCAAAGAAGAAAGCTACTACTGATGAGGAAGCAAAGAAGAAAGCTCGGCTTGCCAGGTTTGCACCAGTCTCTAAGACAGATAccttggaagaagaaaaaaggaaagcaaGGATGATCAG GTTTTCAAACCCTCCATCAAATTCCTTATCACAAGTGAATGGCAAAGGGGATGTGGAGCCG CAGGCAGCTCTCGCAGGCAAGGCTGGAGGAGGGACTTGA
- the LOC132161630 gene encoding uncharacterized protein LOC132161630 codes for MISVSMEDGKCSDTNMEGDGGLRTVECLRGRLVAERQASRLAKENAELLGNKLMELENQLKEETKQRNKAEKKLKILMKKLESLNITTISVESEQSSSSENCKMSCRSSTSTSDSKDPEEDELKSQFTSPEISQTLQNNASETSASTPILSSPSSEKDSQSNSNLNDPSQETLSDKMSSTSEYPKADSRSYSSLKSSLQENESNHEDDVDNSLALVPVDYPASSQAAEMKPLNESVSEVLDALRHAREKLQSSIQGRRHMIQVGST; via the exons atgatatctgTTAGCATGGAAGATGGAAAATGCAG TGACACGAACATGGAAGGGGATGGTGGTTTGAGAACCGTGGAGTGCCTGAGAGGGAGATTGGTTGCAGAGAGACAAGCTTCAAGGCTTGCTAAAGAAAATGCAGAGCTTCTGGGCAATAAG TTGATGGAGCTTGAGAACCAACTCAAGGAAGAGACCAAACAGAGGAACAAAGCTGAAAAGAAGCTTAAAATCTTGATGAAGAAGCTTGAATCCTTGAACATTACAACCATATCGGTGGAATCAGAGCAGTCTAGTTCGTCTGAAAACTGCAAAATGTCTTGCAGATCATCAACTAGTACATCAGATTCCAAAGACCCAGAAGAAGATGAGCTCAAATCCCAATTCACAAGCCCAGAAATCTCACAAACCCTGCAGAACAATGCCTCAGAAACCTCTGCATCCACTCCAATTCTTTCAAGCCCTTCAAGCGAAAAAGATTCCCAGTCTAATTCCAACCTCAACGATCCTTCCCAAGAAACATTGAGCGATAAAATGAGTTCCACCTCTGAATACCCAAAGGCTGATAGTCGCAG TTATTCAAGCTTAAAATCTTCATTACAAGAGAATGAGAGTAATCATGAGGATGATGTTGATAACTCGTTGGCATTAGTTCCCGTGGACTATCCAGCGAGCTCACAGGCTGCTGAAATGAAGCCATTGAATGAAAGTGTAAGTGAAGTTCTTGATGCTTTAAGGCATGCCAGGGAAAAGCTTCAGAGTTCGATACAGGGAAGAAGACATATGATTCAGGTTGGCTCAACGTAA
- the LOC132192015 gene encoding thylakoid membrane protein TERC, chloroplastic: MGLASVIHPGMPRLSPAPNWSRLQLAHHHIINFRTVGHSRGAEYFPIACSRGTEQEDHLSTSESKGIDSPSYNDNIHTDPSNTPTSVSNLEKTQGHETYISSVRTVALWVCTAVAFGIGIGLKEGFGKASEFFAGYILEQSLSVDNLFVFVLIFKYFKVPIMYQNRVLSYGIAGAVVFRLTLILLGTVTLQRFEAVNLLLAAILLFSSFKLFASEEDDTDLSDNFVVKTCQRFIPVTSGYDGNRFITTQDGVWKATPLLLTVAVIELSDIAFAVDSIPAVFGVTRDPFIVCSSNLFAILGLRSLYTLISEGMSDLEYLQPSIAVVLGFIGSKMILDFFGFHISTEASLAFVATTLTTGVLLSLMNKSD, encoded by the exons ATGGGATTAGCTTCGGTCATCCACCCCGGCATGCCTAGGCTTTCGCCGGCGCCGAATTGGTCTCGCCTTCAACTTGCGCACCATCATATCATAAATTTTCGTACAG TTGGTCATAGTCGTGGAGCTGAGTATTTTCCAATCGCCTGCTCCAGAGGAACCGAGCAGGAAGATCACTTATCTACCTCAG AAAGCAAGGGAATCGATTCTCCGTCATACAATGACAATATCCACACTGACCCCTCTAACACCCCCACTTCAGTCAGTAATCTAGAAAAAACTCAGGGGCACGAAACTTACATCTCCTCTGTTAGAACTGTTGCCTTGTGG GTGTGCACTGCAGTGGCATTTGGCATTGGTATAGgtttgaaagaaggatttggcAAGGCATCAGAGTTTTTTGCTGG GTATATATTGGAGCAAAGTTTGTCAGTGGACAATCTGTTTGTCTTTGTTCTGATTTTCAAGTATTTCAAAGTGCCCATTATGTATCAG AATCGGGTACTTTCATATGGTATTGCTGGCGCAGTTGTCTTTCGTTTGACACTGATCCTACTTGGAACGGTCACCCTTCAG AGGTTTGAAGCAGTGAACCTGCTACTGGCTGCAATACTCCTGTTCTCGTCATTTAAG CTGTTTGCCAGTGAAGAAGATGACACTGACTTATCTGACAACTTTGTGGTGAAGACATGCCAAAGATTTATCCCTGTCACAT CTGGTTATGATGGCAATCGGTTTATAACAACTCAGGATGGTGTGTGGAAG GCCACACCTTTACTTCTCACGGTAGCTGTTATTGAGCTCAGTGACATTGCATTCGCA GTTGACTCAATACCTGCAGTTTTTGGTGTTACACGGGACCCTTTCATAGTTTGTTCTTCTAATCTTTTCGCCATCTTAG GTTTAAGGTCACTTTACACCCTCATTTCTGAAGGCATGTCAGACTTGGAGTATTTACAG CCATCCATTGCTGTCGTATTGGGCTTTATTGGGAGCAAGATGATCCTGGATTTTTTTG GATTCCATATTTCAACTGAGGCATCTCTTGCTTTTGTAGCCACCACTCTTACCACTGGTGTGTTGTTAAGTCTAATGAACAAGTCTGACTAA
- the LOC132161816 gene encoding probable protein phosphatase 2C 38: MLEKMVKSCWKPSVVGDGSRRGGDASGSVDGLLWYKDLGHHVHGEFSMAVMQANSFLEDQSQLESGPLSSAGSGPQGTFVGVYDGHGGTEASRFVNDNLFRNLKRYASVHQGISENVMRKAFSATEEEFLSLVKNLWLSKPQIASAGSCCLVGIICNGLLYVANVGDSRVVLGRAERGSREVTAIQLSAEHNASINSVREELQSMHPHDPQIVMLKHKVWRVKGLIQVSRSIGDAYLKKAEFNREPLLPRFRLPEPFFKPILSSEPSISVHKLRPEDQFLIFASDGLWEHLSNQEAVNIVNNYPRNGIARRLVKAALQEAAKKREMRYADLKKIETGVRRHFHDDITVVVVFIDPTSVARSPRHSSPLSIRGGGIPAPANF, from the exons ATGCTTGAGAAAATGGTTAAATCCTGTTGGAAACCGTCCGTTGTCGGCGATGGCTCTCGTCGAGGTGGTGATGCAAGCGGGAGTGTTGATGGCTTGTTGTGGTATAAGGATTTGGGGCACCATGTTCATGGGGAGTTCTCAATGGCTGTAATGCAGGCCAATAGCTTTTTGGAAGATCAAAGCCAACTCGAATCTGGACCGTTGAGTTCTGCCGGCTCGGGTCCCCAGGGGACCTTCGTGGGGGTTTATGACGGTCATGGAGGAACCGAGGCTTCACGTTTTGTCAATGACAACCTTTTCCGCAATCTCAAAA GATATGCATCTGTGCATCAGGGCATATCAGAAAATGTTATGAGAAAAGCTTTCTCGGCAACTGAAGAGGAATTTCTCTCTCTTGTGAAGAATCTATGGCTTAGTAAGCCACAGATTGCTTCTGCTGGATCGTGTTGTTTGGTGGGAATAATATGCAACGGGCTTCTATATGTCGCAAATGTTGGAGATTCCCGGGTGGTGTTGGGGCGAGCAGAAAGAGGCAGTAGGGAAGTCACAGCTATTCAACTATCTGCAGAGCACAATGCAAGTATAAATTCAGTAAGGGAGGAACTTCAGTCAATGCATCCCCATGATCCACAGATAGTGATGTTGAAACACAAAGTTTGGCGTGTGAAGGGCCTCATACAG GTTTCAAGATCCATTGGTGATGCATATCTGAAGAAGGCAGAGTTCAATAGAGAGCCTCTATTACCTAGATTTAGACTGCCTGAACCCTTCTTCAAGCCAATCCTTAGTTCAGAGCCATCAATTTCGGTGCACAAACTACGCCCTGAAGATCAATTTCTCATATTTGCTTCTGATGGTCTATGGGAGCATCTTAGTAACCAGGAGGCTGTCAACATTGTCAACAATTACCCACGTAAT GGAATTGCCAGGAGGCTTGTCAAAGCTGCACTTCAAGAAGCAGCTAAGAAAAGAGAGATGAGGTATGCAGACCTGAAAAAGATTGAAACCGGGGTGCGGAGACATTTTCATGATGATATCACAGTTGTGGTTGTGTTTATAGATCCCACTTCAGTGGCTAGGAGTCCCCGCCATAGTTCTCCTCTTTCAATTAGAGGAGGTGGAATCCCGGCTCCTGCCAACTTCTAG
- the LOC132192311 gene encoding protein MODIFIER OF SNC1 11 isoform X2 gives MATESEKSNPSILAQETPKETLDHEVSPIAKPDLHEDPPSSTPTQVSSDSTVPSGTVESRKDGEDSKSTAATAGSPAGDDGPVSSIQKKMRRAERFGISVQLTEEEKRNSRAERFGTGSTLHGSEASKSSEVLKRKARAERFGLQDTSVATDEQAKKKATPDEQAKKKATPDEEAKKKATPDEEAKKKATTDEEAKKKARLARFAPVSKTDTLEEEKRKARMIRFSNPPSNSLSQVNGKGDVEPAALAGKAGGGT, from the exons ATGGCCACTGAATCAGAGAAATCAAACCCCAGTATCCTCGCACAAGAAACCCCTAAGGAAACCCTAGACCATGAGGTCTCGCCCATTGCCAAACCAGATCTGCACGAAGATCCGCCCAGTAGTACTCCCACTCAAGTTTCTTCTGATTCCACCGTTCCTTCCGGCACCGTCGAGTCTCGGAAGGACGGCGAGGATTCGAAGAGCACGGCAGCCACGGCGGGCTCGCCAGCGGGGGATGATGGCCCGGTTTCCAGTATTCAGAAGAAGATGCGCCGAGCCGAGCGATTTGGTATTTCTGTGCAACTCACCGAAGAAGAGAAGCGTAATTCCCGAGCAGAGAG GTTTGGTACTGGGTCCACATTGCATGGTTCAGAGGCATCGAAGAGTTCAGAGGTGCTGAAGAGAAAGGCTAGAGCTGAGAG GTTTGGGCTTCAGGATACGTCTGTGGCTACTGATGAGCAAGCAAAGAAGAAAGCTACTCCTGATGAGCAAGCAAAGAAGAAAGCTACTCCTGATGAGGAAGCAAAGAAGAAGGCTACTCCTGATGAGGAAGCAAAGAAGAAAGCTACTACTGATGAGGAAGCAAAGAAGAAAGCTCGGCTTGCCAGGTTTGCACCAGTCTCTAAGACAGATAccttggaagaagaaaaaaggaaagcaaGGATGATCAG GTTTTCAAACCCTCCATCAAATTCCTTATCACAAGTGAATGGCAAAGGGGATGTGGAGCCG GCAGCTCTCGCAGGCAAGGCTGGAGGAGGGACTTGA